ttgcaaataggcgcggcgggaaagcaagtaggcttatccacgccacgggcacaaagtactacacaggggtgccacgagcacgtctccgcggtaaagctgatccacggagacaccggagcaaaggcccggttgctcgagcgagggcaaaggcgctcgcgttggcttcgaagggagacgggtcggcgtagcgaggccacgcactaggacaccgtaccgcccttcggccgggagtacgcagcggggcaacaaaaggtgagcgttcgcatcgggcgcgaggcgccgtcagcgaagtccgacgagccccgagcgacgggactcgacggacggaaaagaatgcgtggctcaccgtttgaagtcccggactgtactcaccgctcccgacgcagcgcgcgaaaacctctcgggaggctccccgcgcggcgccacagtcaacatccgctaccgggtgagggagttaaacgtcactccgcccttcccagcgcggcagacagcaaaggagggcagacatgtcgggacatgagaatggcagaaaggcgggaaagcccgcgcaaaggcagcgggccagcctcaattcccacatccccgcctcctaaatttgccctttaccggtctgcaaaaggcagccggacgtcacccatgcagttaaaatgacactgctatgagctacagctaacctcagtccagccctgttactgctgctaaaaaaagatCACAAATGAGAAACAAACCATAAATAACGaagtaaacacatgacactataaagataactgcggaagggagcacagaaacgtggcactagtgttcgtggtgctgaagggggatagcgtccactgcgcggaggggcgggaaggcgtgacagtgtccgctgggtgcgatgcccgagtgcgaggtcagaggtaccggAAGGGGGCTGACTGATGGCTTGTTCCTGCTCTCgataagccgcgagtccgacgaaagccgcttcggttgttcggggccgccccgcatttctggctcgatgacggagctggGCGTTGCGGGtagccgggcctctccagtggtcagggaggccgaacccgaattggctgcgaggcgccctggcgttggccggcagcatatagctgctttcagctggtctcgcgcaggagccatggtgggaacGGCAGCAGGGCTTCTTCGACGGCGGCCGAGAGCAGAGCGCGGCCAGACGGTCTGATGTCAATGGGTCAAtgcccccccagcacctccagtgtccgcatcgatgggggggaagccatgacgcactcttcgcgggctcgcactgaagcgtcacgcacttacacacgcacacacaccgccgacggctgcgcgagcgtaggcgcaaagcgtccttcgtctctctcccccggcaagcaccgacactcaaggtcacacacagctcccttcgcggtagacgaaacgaacacgaaaaaaaaaagtaaaaacagagcgAAATGACACTCAAGATCTGGCAAGAGAAAACACAAAACACagataacacttaatattagacaaaagaaacataaaatacacatgaacacttgaaaaaaaaaaagaaacactggcagcagacacggcggggtcaacttctttacgagaaaaggccgtaaagaagctaacctatactgaggctagacagtaaactgagggccttcggttgcggagaagtccgccgtccggcgcgaaatcacaaaggtgaccgcttcctcagattataccggtgcggggtccgaatgcggtccgccgctccgggtgtgcccgttgcttgcgcaaagtgccgcagggcactggcgcaagctcgtcagaccatcacaaagggcttcaggtctgcgatgtgggcacggctgagttttcccaaaggggatctttcagctagtacgcgccacggacgctcactgacaatcggttcataagaccgggcggcttttcaacccttggctcaaccgtttgtcagacgtggcaggcacggaatagcgataaaagccacgcttcgtgccgggccaggtcacaacattgctcagtttgcaaaactttcgagccactcaggtgaccggccatgggttcgtcgtgagaggatcgcaacagtgcggctctgacttttgggcataaccaccttaaacgggtctatggactcgtcgtcagtggctatatatttcagcaggagcccgtcatggtccagcaaaatgaatccgccggggactcagcgacacacgctgtttcagccccctaatcgcgcccgccgcagaacaagcagcgtaacggcgctccgcgcctcgtcaagacggtttaacggcgcccgccgcaaagcaagcagcgtatacggcgctccgtccctccgagactcgaaacgaatcactctgctgagccttcagtagctcttcgctgccgaaagcaattcccattctcccaaatgggggagtctggtatcgcgcccactcaggaccgcagcaaccgccgcgtgagtcggcgttacgggttcgctctcggcctcgtggccttcggaaagctcccccgctcggccgcttcgcggtgcgccgcttacctggttagcagccaaggtttgtccgcatggggactcacccttctcgccgaatggcggcgaagctgctgtttcgcccccgacgcttgcatgtgctaaggcaccgcgagcggccgtcgcaccgaaatccaggttctcggcagacaacaaggggcacgagatagcgcgtcagctaccacgtaggagtgtattcaccacaaaaaggggtgacgacacaggcgagcgccgaagggcgcccgtcgatagaggcggtggcctcttggtgcaacgcggcatgccacgaagcagacataacgttcgggtagggcaagaggcccattccgaagcgacgcgccatctccaaagggagcggctaggcgcctcgtgtcgtcaccgcaatagggggtacCGACAcagacgggtgcagaagggttcccgtcaatagaggcaatggcctccgtgtgcaacgcggcatccgctaaaagggacagcggacaaaagtcccgcgaggcagccatgttgcgacgagcccgaatcgcgcaggcgaactgactcgctaagagcagtcaaaagctagagcttttgataccgcgttgggcgccagtgtggtgtacacgtatcccgaaggagtacggccaccagcgtgggtccggtcttagcgagccgcagggcacgcgttaaccgtcgccgtggcgggaaacacgatactgctcaagtcgcaacactttattgtggcaacaccaaacgcagtacagcccgttgcaaatagggcgcggcgggaaagcaagtaggcttatccacgccacgggcacaaagtactacacagggtgccacgagcacgtctccgcggtaaaggtgatccacggagacaccggaacaaagggcccggttgctcgagcgagggcaaaggcgctcgcgttggcttcgaagggagacgggtcggcgtagctaggccacgcactaggacaccgtactgcccttcggccgtgagtacgcagcggggcaacaaaaggtgagcgttcgcatcgggcgcgaggcgccgtcagcgaagtccgacgagccccgagcgacgggactcgacggacggaaaagaatgcgtggctcaccgtttgaagtcccggactgtactcaccgctcccgacgcagcgcgcgaaaacctctcgggtgttcccgcgcgcggcgccaccgtcaacatccgctaccgggtgagggagttaaacgtcactccgcccttcccagcgcggcagacagcaaaggagggcagacatgtcgggacatgagaatggcagaaaggcgggaaagcccgcgcaaaggcagcgggccagcctcaattcccacaatcTTTTCAAGGGCTTCAATGTATCTAGGCAGCTTGTGCATTTTCTCTATTGCCTCTCTAGAACTGTGAGTAAATTTGGTTGCTAAGACATCACTAACCTCCCCAAGGGCTAATTCTGCGTAGGCTGATGCCTCGACCTACGCATCAGACCATTGTCCCTGTGTGAGATTCGCATATCTCCTCGTGCTAGGTCTGAGCAAGTGAACTGAGGCAAGTTGCGGAAGAGCCGCAGTTTCATTATGAACAACTGGTTCAATGACCAATTGGTCTTCATTGTCAAGTGCCTCATTAACGCTCCCAGCAATGCCTAGAGATGCACAAGCAGGCACATGAATCGGAGATATATAAGCAGGCCCTAAACTGGGCTGAACAAGAACTTGTTCATGATGGGGAGAAGTATAATCATTTGAAAAAACATGCCTAGATTCCTGTAAATCTACACAAAAAGCTGTGTAGCGTCCAGCTAGGTCCCAGAATTTCATTAGAGTTGGCAAAACAATAAAACAGGTTTGAATGACCCAGACGTCACGGGACCGCAAAAGCCACTCACGCCAGAGTAGTGCTGCAGCAGATCGACCAGGACCTGCGAGGCCTGGTTACCGGCTGCTGCCGCTCCCTCGTCTCCTTCATGTTGCACTGCGAAGCGGCTTGGCTGAAGGCAGCGGATGTGGCTATTCCCCGGCTCCCAGGCTACCACCTGCTCACTGCCTAAGCCCAACAAGTCCCCGCAGCAGATCTCGGGGCCTGGTTCGATGCTGTCACCCAACTGAAACACGAGTGCATGGGGCCATCTTCACATGGCTCTGAGAAAAAGCGGCACAATCACATGATGACTATCACACAGGTTATAGAGTGACTTGTTGAACAAGTCGGTTCATTCTCACGGCAGTTTTCCGCGCTGTCCGTCTCTCGCCTTCATTTTGCGCTAAAAAAATAGTTTATAATTGAGCATGCTACTGAAGGAAACTCTAGCACCAGCATTGTCCGACAAGTGTTGTGAGTACAGGGCTTCATCGAACTTGGGAAGAGTGGTTTAGACTGAAATCTGCATGACGGTTTTCTTGTTGCACGGCAGTGATTTCAGCCATCCTTGTTCCTTTTAGCCTATCAAATTCAAGACCCATATTATAATCACTGAAAGTGAGTTCCTTTGCCAGAATATCAGGTAAATCTATTGACAATCTCAATTGAAAGTTTAAGTAGTCATCCATGCACTTTAATCGTCGACCACAAAGTGATACAAGCACAAAACACTAAAGCGTTCCACAGCTACCTTGTGTTGCCAACACACAAACGCAGATGAGTCATGAACAAAAGAAATTAACCTGCAACATGGGCTAGAGTTCCTATGACAGTTAGTGAAACTTTGGCTGAATACTGAAAAACGATAACAATGAGAGCACTGACAACTTGGCCCATCCACATGGTTATTTGGTGTAGCAGTAGTAGAAATAATGGAGTTGTACATGTGCAGCTGTATCACTTTGTCGTGTCACTTAATTACTACAAGGGCATAATTACATTTCCTAGGACTCGTTTCGTTGTCTGACAAACCTTAACAAGAACCAGCTGATAATGAAGCCTATAAAATTATAGAAATGCTAATTGTACTGTTTCTAAGTGTATGGTAGTAATTGTGACACGTGAAAAAAGCTAAGAGGACGAAAAGACCAACTGCCGCAGGCAGAGATCAAACCTATGACCTTTAGATTACGCGCCAAATGCTCTTACCAAAAGTGAACTACAGTGGCTCTCGTCCCCTAGTCCACTTATCAGGTATTCATGTGCATGCCAACCCTGAAAGCATTAGTCAGCATCACTCTTTCCCattacggcgagtgtggaactctCTCTTAACCAGATGGTATCACGTTGTATGTGAACCTTTCATGACTGGACAGTAGACCAACAAGCCCTCACACACTGCCTGATTGCATTAACTCTTGGCTTCATCATCTGATAGTTTTCATTAAGATTTTTACCACACAGAGGAAACAAGTCTTCGAAAATTCCCTTCCTTCATTTACAGCGAGGGTCTCATTCTGGCAGAGTTAAGTGTTTTCGTTGAGCGAAGAGTCGAGAGGACAATCACTGCTGTTCCTCAGTTGGTAAGAGCATTGGGCAGGTAATTCGAAGACCACAGAATTGGTTCCAGCcaacggcaagttgtcttttcgtacGCTTTACTTTCTTCCCATCTACATTGCAAGCACTACAATGCACTTATAACAGTACAATTATTGCCCCCTAAACCTTTGTTAGCTTTattatctgctggttttcatCAATTACTAGAAAAAGGCCTTCTGAGAAATAGAGGTAGGCACCAACATAAGCTTGTCAGATAAACTTGTGAGCAACATGTTGGCTGTTCCGTGACCTAGTTATGCTAACAGAACAAGGCGATACACTTGATTTCAATATTTAGTAATTTCAATATTTAGTAAATATATTGCATTGTTAAGATGCATATACATGTCCTTTGTGAGGAAAGTGACACGGCCAGTCTACCCCAGTATCCACCACTTAGTACAAAGTCACTCACCTGGAACCTTCCTCTCGTTTCCTGAGcaatcaccgcaccaccaccagagtCGAACCAGACGAGCAGGTAGTCCAGGCCACCGCAAAAAAAGCTTCCTTGCAGCCTCTTGACGCACGAAGAAGGCAGCTGGCAGCGATGCCGGGGGCAACCGGATTCAATTACAAGCAATGAGCCAGATGCGGTACACGCTACAGTCACATTGTCCCGAAACACCGTCTTTAGCCGGTCCCAGGGAGTGACCGGTGCTTCCCCATGTGACCAAGCAAGGGTGACTAGGCAAGCCGTCAGACTGGAGCTTTCATACAAGGAGCCCAGGAACAGACTCGCTGGAAGTCGGGCTGTTCGATTTTCGGAAGTTGCAATGAAGTATGCGCCTTCTTTTAGTGCGAGGACGCAGAGAAGAATCCAAGACAGCTCGGAGGAATCTCCGGAGATGGCCACCTGGCAGCTGGTACCAGAAAGAATGCCCTGGACTGGTTCTTGTTCGTCCAAGGTGATCGCAACGGGACCATTGTCTGCTGCAAATTCAAAAGCAGAACCACAGGCTTCTGGTACTTTGCAGTAGGATCTCCATTTAGCCTAGGTGATCATCCTTATCTAAAGATGAATATGTATATggggaaaaaagcaaaaaaagaaggaaggggaTAATTGGAAGCGACATGCACTTCTCATTTTTCATCTGACTCTCTACTGTATGAAATAATGAATCCATAATACTAGTGAACACACCCTACGTGGAATAGCTGCCGGGCTTGAAATTGAAGAATTGAAGTCTAGCGGTAGTGGTATGCCATTCAGTGTAAACCATTACATGTTTTCGCTAGTACGACCAATTCAGTCAGTACCAACTAACTCAAATGAGTAGTCTAAAAGGTCGTCTCCTACACTTACATAATTCCAACACTACACACATTACATTGCACTGGTTACTTCATCTGGAAGTCTAATTGGATTATAGCAGCCAGTATCATTCTGGACGAATTGAACATAGTTTACCTGCTTGCTCTAAACTGTGTGGCCAACAGCGACAGGTTCATCAGCTTCGTTTGTGTATGTACTGTGGTTACATTTTCTCGTACATAAGTTCTACGAAAAAAGGTTTTGATGATATTTCTTAAGCCTTTGTGATTAGCCATGCAAGCAGAATTAGAATCATAAATTAACAATACAGTTAAAAAACGAGTGCTATCCTACTGTGGCAATGAATGTGCGTGAGTTGTTTTCCCGAGTTGACACGTGTGTATATTCTTGTGCAGTTAGTCACAAACGTAGAAAGTATGTCGGCACATATTTAAACCACTTCTCTTGACGCTTTTAACTTCCACAAGCAAATGAGTCGACACTTGCATTACAACACGATCGAAGAAAGGATCCACATTTCCCTGTACAGCAAGTACGAGCCATTACTTTTACAAAGACAGCGTTGTAGTAGAAAAAAACCTAATGCAGATATATATCAAACGAATTGTTTGAATGGCGTAGAAGCCAATAAAACtgaaaaacaaggaaaactttATGTTCTTTATGACATCATTCAGGCAATGAGCAACAACATACAATCGTTTCAGCACCTTTCAAATAGTGTGATCCATGCGTTCTGTATTCTTAAGAGTCTTTAATGGTGCAAGTTGACTGATCATACCATGGTAATGCTAAGCCAAAAGGTCCTGAGTGTTAAATGTTCCTCTGTAGCGTCCTTAGGTGTGAAAGCACAAATGTGGTCAAATACGTATACTGAAGTCTACTTCTTTGAAAATAATGCCCTCGCCAAGTGGGCAGGTGCTCTTATGGGAGTACGCTTCGAAACCCTCAGTGACACTTTAAATGTGCTGTGCTGAACGGGAAAACAGAGCACACTTGcagcaaatgaaagaaaaaaacagcattcCCAAGTATGATAGTTTCACGCTGAATGATACACAAAAACAATGTTATTTTTTTCTCAACAAGAAAGCAGCTACCTTCATACAAGCAATGAAAGTCTACCAACTGAGGCACATGCAGTCAAGGCACAATAAGGTGTGCTTACAGAATGCAATCCGATCGGAGTATTCTCTTCTGCGAATAACACTCTGCTTGCGTGGTTTATATTCAGTAAACCACACTTCGGTCGTAGCGTACTCCATAAGCACACTTAACTTGTCCACTTGACATGCGTATGAATGGTAGTTCTATTTTGTGAATGGCACTATTAGGCTATCTCGCTCCCTCTCATGAACTGCATTGCATGCTGTATGGGCCTATGGCTATATACATGCATCGTGCACTACATATAGGTATTTTCATTACTTCTTGAAGCCTGTGTCGCAAGTACTGTTCGAAGTGCCAGATTTcatcattgaaataaaaaaaacaactgtcTCACAACAAGACACGAATAGACTTTCAATGAACGCTAAGCAGCATGAGTTTGAAATTTTGAGGTAGTCGGCTGTCCATTCAATGAAGCTatagcgctgaaaaaaaaaaacaaaaacaaaaaaacagggaCCAAGCAAGCATACGTTCTGTTCTCTCCCTTGCAACCTGTTTTCAGCGCTATAGCTTCATTGACTTCTCGGAACTTAGCAGCAGTTCTAAAGCTTTTACAACAGCCGATTACGAGCAAAAGGTGATGTTGTCTTCcgtattcgcacgcactttgaaGTAGCGGCTCCAGCCGCAGGCGGCCAGGCGACAGCTGAACCAACGTGGGGCCGTCGAGCACGGCACATTGCGAGGCGTCGGCCGTCACGTCTCCGGCTTGGAACGCGCCGCTCTCTCCGTCCCAAACGTGCACCGAGTCCCCGGCACGCAGCACGAGCGTctcgagcccgctggaccagcaaGACACGCGCGCGAGTTCGCAATCGCGCCTGTCGTGGCCGGTTCCAGGCGCTGCTGCCACTACGTGGTTTTCGCCGGCTAGCACCGCTTCGTAAGCATCGCCCTGTCGGCCGTCGGCTCTGAAGCAGCGCACCAGGCAGCGGCCTTCGGACGTAGTCCGCGCGCACCACAGTTTGCCGCCGAACACCGTCGGCGTTGACTCGAAGCCGCCGCCTGACATCGGTCGGCCGCAGCGAAGAAGCGACGTGGCGGGCTGAGGACCCGATCAGCCCCTGCCACGGTAATTCAGCGATGTTCGTCAACTTCGTGCGCTTTCGTGTTTCGAAGAGTTCTGTTATTCCTTTCTCTATGAGTTTTGTACTCACCGCCATTACCTAGATGCGAAACTGCGCATGAAAAGGTAGTGCTGTGGTTTATGACTGCCAAAGCCAATGTGCCAAAAATACAAGTTTTGTTATAAAATCTTAATTAGGTCAGTTAAAACATACATATATGcatacttatatttttttaatattcactttAAACCAAACATTCTTTTTGAAGTTTTGTTTCGAGGCAATGCAAGTCGAAGCTGCAGCCAAAAGCAAATCAAAATTGTAATCGATTTAACAAAATAACGTTCAGCGTTGGGATAGTCGGGAGGTGGTCGGTGGCCGGGTGAGTGCATCTTCTCTCATTTACGAATGCTTCTCGCATCTTGCACAAACACAAATGTAAAAGCGCATTCTAACTAGAAAAATTACGGCTAAATATTAAGCTCCTGCTCAGTTTAAACGCTCGTGCGGCGTCGGTTACCCCCATCGGTGTGCTGTACCGCGCAAGGTGTGGCCGTTGACCGTGTTTTTTTAAAAATGTCTTTCGGTGTCTTCGACAGGACTTCGAGTTCAAAGAGAGGGCTGGTTGCTTCTTGAACCGCTGCGGGCATGTTCGCAGCCAACTCACCGGGGACACTGCAGCAACGTGAGTTGTCAACTGTATCATTTCTAGGGTGGCACTGCGGACCATATTTTGAACAtcacagaaaaagaaaggcaTACGACCGAAATTTTGTGCTCAAAAATCATACAGACAACATTTGGCACTTAGCATCAGCAGTTTAGCGCAACGGCCCCTGCTGGATACTTGGTGCAGATGACTGAAGCGCAAAAACATTTCGTGAAACGGGaggagcagaagaaaagaaagaacagcgccaagTATGCGCCAAGTTACTCCAAAACAAGGTTTTTCGTCCCCTGCTGGAACTGTGAATGTCGGCACCACATTTCTCTGGTGACTGTACTAACTCGTCTTGCG
This genomic interval from Rhipicephalus microplus isolate Deutch F79 chromosome 10, USDA_Rmic, whole genome shotgun sequence contains the following:
- the LOC119181592 gene encoding uncharacterized protein LOC119181592, translated to MSGGGFESTPTVFGGKLWCARTTSEGRCLVRCFRADGRQGDAYEAVLAGENHVVAAAPGTGHDRRDCELARVSCWSSGLETLVLRAGDSVHVWDGESGAFQAGDVTADASQCAVLDGPTLVQLSPGRLRLEPLLQTDNGPVAITLDEQEPVQGILSGTSCQVAISGDSSELSWILLCVLALKEGAYFIATSENRTARLPASLFLGSLYESSSLTACLVTLAWSHGEAPVTPWDRLKTVFRDNVTVACTASGSLLVIESGCPRHRCQLPSSCVKRLQGSFFCGGLDYLLVWFDSGGGAVIAQETRGRFQLGDSIEPGPEICCGDLLGLGSEQVVAWEPGNSHIRCLQPSRFAVQHEGDEGAAAAGNQASQVLVDLLQHYSGASQAALEKLRRAREQAEALLHENTQPSSATNGDPVRDSRLVPVLPMEQHPLEQADQVAQVPGRSKLLDSWAHVWGRRLLLGFHFSWPPGTEHHPPVVLVVSPGLTFGIKTSLEGDSLVVGASCSLPGATAGPITVCVLGGSTLQHQCVIDVHRLPWSKQGRVPPRLALWSITAAQPSRHYSASTSVTWRLSSLDALTRLYNTLYVCCDGASPLFQANVELLPEGGLCLRAQDEEQLSLFEQWLWQQLPGAKEDMTRVCSSAVQTRLATLLRSEVQGVRALLHEPYMEARRSLQSTEWQTDFLAQLVTDVT